A stretch of the Porifericola rhodea genome encodes the following:
- a CDS encoding DUF1553 domain-containing protein, translating to MIKIINTRLKYWLLLMPLGLFSWGCQQQEGPEAIAKKVPQKVDFNLHVKPILSDRCFACHGPDNGNREAGLRLDTEEGALSALKESEGHAFVPGKPEESQAFLRMISTDPDLVMPPPKANLKLTDYEIDVIKKWIKQGAEWKDHWAFIPPKKSALPEVENEDWVNNPIDRFVLAKLENEKLEPAPQAKKEKLIRRVTFDLTGLPPTVEEIDKFVKDDSPEAYEKLVDRLLASKNYGEHMATTWLDLSRYADSHGYQDDRPRTMWPWRDWVIKAFNENLPYDKFVSWQLAGDLLPNASYEQKLATGFNRNHAITQEGGVIEEEYLTEYAADRTNTFSTTFLGLTVECARCHDHKYDPISQKEYFQLYAFFNNIPERGRIDYLNEAPHPAIRVESAELEAKKQFVDKTIARLEGELQQLEQKPDAKFEQWLSQQQQAAIDTESGQSAYFKLDVTEVGQFRGDYSELPGRVNIGLAENIVKPEHVEGKYGKALQFHGPDFLTLGDIADFDYHHHFSLGAWINHSNAHEKRAGLFSRRNGEISRQGYDLTLTKDNRLSLRLIHRENQAYLEVQTKAKVPAAKWTHVFATYDGSSRAEGVKLYINGQLQAVDIKKDNLGRRSILNGNDFLVGHWNHRNRSTDTYGFTGGKIDELRVYHRTLTPLEVQKLAEVEVAQDRGSLYAHYLQTENEAYQRMSHRLDSLRRLDVSIPQVMVMQENEEPKPTYLLARGAYDAPTEEVRRATPEAVLSFDTTAYPANRLGLAKWLLAPEHPLTTRVAVNRFWQMYFGKGIVKTSEDFGNQGDLPTHPELLDWLSVEFRESGWNVKALQKLIVMSATYQQSAQLNSKKQKRDPENLLLARGPNVRLTAEMFRDNALAVSGLLYDSVGGKWVKPYQPAGIWKAMANQIGENKYRASQDEGLYRRSIYTYWKRTIPPPTMVMFDAPERTLCAAKRQSTSTPLQSLALLNDPQFVEAARKLAERMLLHGGASLEEQLSYGFKAVTSREPQEKEMALLKRLYEEKLSYYQEAGDEAESLLKVGNSAYHADLDKVQLAAFSVVANTLFNLDEAKFRS from the coding sequence ATGATTAAAATTATCAACACCCGTCTTAAGTATTGGCTTTTGCTTATGCCCCTAGGCTTGTTTTCCTGGGGCTGCCAGCAGCAGGAAGGCCCCGAGGCTATAGCGAAGAAAGTGCCACAAAAAGTAGATTTTAACCTGCACGTCAAGCCTATTCTATCCGATCGCTGCTTTGCCTGCCATGGTCCGGATAATGGTAACAGAGAAGCAGGCCTACGTCTGGATACCGAAGAAGGAGCGCTAAGTGCCCTTAAAGAAAGTGAAGGCCATGCTTTTGTGCCAGGCAAGCCGGAGGAGAGCCAGGCTTTTCTTCGTATGATTTCTACAGACCCGGACTTGGTAATGCCCCCGCCAAAAGCAAATCTTAAACTGACTGACTACGAGATTGATGTCATAAAAAAATGGATTAAACAGGGAGCAGAATGGAAAGACCACTGGGCCTTTATCCCTCCCAAAAAGTCAGCCTTACCCGAAGTAGAAAATGAAGACTGGGTTAATAACCCTATAGATCGTTTTGTATTAGCCAAACTGGAGAACGAAAAGCTAGAACCCGCACCTCAGGCAAAAAAAGAAAAGCTTATTCGCCGTGTTACTTTTGACCTTACCGGCTTACCGCCAACGGTAGAAGAAATTGATAAGTTTGTAAAAGATGACTCGCCCGAGGCTTACGAAAAGCTGGTGGATAGGCTCTTAGCCTCTAAGAATTATGGAGAGCATATGGCTACCACTTGGCTGGACCTTTCGCGCTATGCGGACTCGCACGGCTATCAGGATGACCGCCCCCGCACCATGTGGCCCTGGCGCGACTGGGTTATCAAAGCTTTTAACGAAAACCTTCCTTATGACAAGTTTGTAAGCTGGCAGCTGGCTGGCGATTTATTACCCAATGCCAGCTACGAGCAAAAGCTGGCAACTGGCTTTAATCGTAATCATGCCATTACCCAGGAAGGAGGCGTAATAGAAGAAGAGTACCTTACCGAATATGCAGCCGATCGTACCAATACATTCTCTACCACCTTTTTAGGGCTTACCGTAGAGTGCGCCCGCTGCCACGATCATAAGTACGATCCTATCTCTCAGAAGGAATACTTTCAACTCTATGCTTTCTTTAATAACATCCCTGAGCGAGGCAGAATCGATTATTTGAATGAAGCTCCGCACCCTGCTATCAGAGTGGAGAGCGCAGAACTGGAAGCCAAAAAACAATTTGTAGATAAAACCATTGCGCGGCTGGAGGGTGAACTACAGCAGCTTGAGCAAAAGCCTGACGCAAAATTTGAGCAATGGCTTAGCCAGCAGCAGCAAGCAGCAATAGATACAGAATCAGGCCAAAGCGCATACTTTAAGCTGGATGTTACTGAAGTAGGGCAGTTTAGAGGAGACTACAGCGAGCTGCCAGGAAGAGTTAATATTGGACTGGCAGAGAATATAGTAAAACCAGAGCATGTAGAGGGTAAGTATGGTAAAGCTTTACAATTTCATGGTCCTGACTTCCTGACGTTAGGCGATATTGCTGACTTTGACTACCATCACCACTTCTCGCTGGGGGCCTGGATCAACCATAGCAATGCTCATGAAAAACGTGCCGGGCTATTTAGTCGTCGTAATGGAGAGATTAGCCGTCAGGGTTATGACCTCACTCTAACTAAAGATAATCGCCTCAGCTTAAGGTTGATTCATAGAGAAAACCAGGCGTACCTGGAAGTGCAGACAAAGGCAAAAGTGCCCGCTGCTAAATGGACTCATGTATTTGCCACTTATGATGGTTCATCTAGAGCAGAAGGCGTAAAGCTGTATATCAATGGGCAGCTTCAGGCAGTAGATATCAAGAAAGATAATCTGGGCAGGCGCTCCATCCTTAATGGTAATGATTTTCTGGTAGGCCACTGGAACCATCGTAACCGCTCTACTGATACCTATGGCTTTACAGGAGGAAAAATTGACGAGCTAAGAGTTTATCATCGTACCCTGACACCGCTGGAAGTACAGAAACTTGCCGAAGTAGAAGTAGCTCAAGACAGGGGCAGCCTCTATGCGCATTATTTGCAAACGGAAAATGAAGCATACCAGCGAATGAGTCACCGTTTAGATAGCTTACGTCGGCTGGATGTAAGTATTCCGCAAGTAATGGTTATGCAGGAGAACGAAGAGCCCAAGCCCACCTACCTATTAGCGAGAGGGGCCTACGATGCCCCCACCGAAGAGGTAAGAAGAGCCACACCTGAAGCTGTCCTCAGCTTCGATACAACAGCTTATCCTGCTAACCGCCTTGGCCTGGCGAAATGGCTACTAGCTCCTGAGCATCCGCTTACTACACGGGTGGCTGTTAACCGCTTCTGGCAAATGTATTTTGGTAAAGGCATCGTAAAAACTTCCGAAGATTTTGGCAATCAGGGAGACCTGCCTACTCACCCTGAGTTGCTGGACTGGCTCTCAGTAGAATTTAGAGAGTCGGGCTGGAACGTAAAAGCACTGCAAAAGCTAATTGTAATGTCGGCGACCTATCAGCAGTCGGCACAGCTTAACTCTAAAAAGCAGAAACGTGACCCTGAAAACCTTTTGTTGGCGAGAGGTCCTAATGTGCGTCTAACAGCAGAAATGTTTAGAGACAATGCCCTAGCAGTAAGTGGCCTACTGTATGATAGCGTTGGAGGAAAATGGGTAAAGCCTTATCAGCCGGCGGGCATCTGGAAAGCTATGGCTAACCAGATAGGGGAAAATAAGTATCGCGCGAGCCAGGATGAAGGCTTATATCGGAGAAGCATTTACACCTATTGGAAGCGTACTATACCCCCACCTACCATGGTGATGTTTGATGCTCCGGAGCGAACCCTCTGCGCTGCCAAGAGGCAAAGTACCAGTACCCCTTTGCAGTCACTGGCATTACTTAACGACCCTCAGTTTGTGGAAGCAGCCCGTAAACTGGCGGAGCGTATGCTGTTGCATGGTGGAGCCTCCCTAGAAGAACAACTGAGCTATGGCTTTAAAGCAGTAACTTCTCGTGAGCCTCAGGAGAAAGAAATGGCTTTACTGAAAAGGTTATATGAAGAGAAACTAAGCTATTACCAGGAAGCCGGAGATGAAGCCGAGAGTTTGCTTAAAGTGGGAAACTCGGCATATCATGCCGATTTGGATAAGGTACAGCTTGCTGCCTTCTCGGTAGTTGCAAATACATTGTTTAACCTGGACGAAGCCAAGTTTAGAAGCTAA
- a CDS encoding DUF1501 domain-containing protein, giving the protein MEENNIEKSLAYQMNRRHFLSKTSLGLGAAALSSLVNPLSSMAAPGSGGVLDKLHHAPKAKRVIYLFMSGGPSQLDMFDYKPKLREMNGEDLPESVRQGQRLTGMTANQQSLPLAGAQFDFQRYGKSGMWVSELLPHTAKVVDELCVVKSMHTDAINHDPAVTFFQTGSQQPGRPSIGAWMSYGLGSENENLPGFIVMLSRNRDGGQPLYSRLWGSGFLPSLHQGVQFRSGKDPVLYLNNPPGVSGTDRRRALDYLQKIYQQQFSRIQDPEINTKIAQYEMAYRMQTSVPEVMDVSKEPDYIYDMYGADARKPGTFAANCLLARRLIERDVKFVQLYHMGWDQHGNLPNDIKGQCQATDQASAALVMDLKQRGLLEDTLVVWGGEFGRTNYSQGKLTKTNYGRDHHPRCFTIWMAGAGVKKGFSYGETDEFGYNVTENPVHVHDFQATLLHLLGVDHERLTFKHQGRRFRLTDVHGHVVKDLLS; this is encoded by the coding sequence ATGGAAGAAAATAACATAGAGAAGTCTTTAGCATACCAGATGAACCGCCGCCACTTTCTTTCTAAAACCAGCCTGGGTTTAGGAGCGGCAGCGCTGTCTTCATTGGTAAACCCCTTATCGTCCATGGCAGCGCCAGGTAGTGGCGGAGTATTAGACAAACTACATCATGCTCCTAAAGCTAAGCGAGTTATCTACCTGTTTATGAGCGGCGGGCCTTCTCAGCTGGATATGTTTGATTACAAACCTAAGCTGAGAGAGATGAATGGCGAAGATCTGCCAGAATCGGTAAGACAGGGCCAGCGCCTTACAGGTATGACAGCCAACCAGCAGTCTTTACCTCTGGCAGGGGCTCAGTTTGACTTTCAGCGCTATGGCAAAAGTGGCATGTGGGTAAGTGAGTTGCTTCCGCATACTGCCAAAGTGGTAGATGAGCTGTGTGTAGTTAAGTCTATGCATACCGATGCCATTAACCACGACCCTGCCGTAACCTTCTTTCAGACCGGCTCCCAGCAGCCCGGCCGCCCCAGCATTGGGGCCTGGATGAGCTACGGGCTGGGTAGCGAAAACGAAAATCTGCCTGGCTTTATCGTAATGCTCTCCAGAAACAGAGATGGGGGGCAGCCACTATATTCGCGTCTTTGGGGTAGTGGCTTTCTGCCTTCTTTACATCAGGGCGTACAGTTCCGCTCAGGCAAAGACCCTGTGCTTTATCTAAACAATCCGCCCGGCGTAAGCGGTACCGACCGTCGTAGGGCTTTAGACTATCTGCAAAAGATATATCAGCAGCAGTTTAGCCGTATTCAGGACCCAGAAATTAATACCAAGATTGCTCAGTACGAGATGGCCTATCGTATGCAGACTTCCGTGCCCGAAGTTATGGATGTCTCCAAAGAGCCGGATTATATTTATGACATGTACGGAGCCGATGCCCGTAAGCCAGGAACTTTCGCGGCTAACTGCCTGCTGGCACGTAGGCTGATAGAACGTGATGTAAAGTTTGTACAACTTTACCATATGGGCTGGGATCAGCACGGTAATCTGCCCAATGATATTAAAGGGCAGTGCCAGGCTACCGATCAGGCCTCGGCGGCTTTGGTCATGGACCTGAAGCAAAGAGGTCTGCTGGAAGATACCCTGGTGGTGTGGGGAGGAGAGTTTGGTCGCACCAACTATTCGCAGGGAAAGCTTACTAAAACCAATTATGGCAGAGATCATCATCCTCGTTGCTTTACCATCTGGATGGCAGGAGCCGGCGTTAAAAAAGGCTTCTCTTATGGAGAAACGGATGAGTTTGGCTACAATGTGACAGAAAATCCGGTTCATGTTCACGATTTTCAGGCAACCTTGTTACATTTACTAGGTGTAGACCACGAACGCCTTACCTTTAAGCATCAGGGGCGCCGCTTTAGGCTTACCGATGTACATGGGCATGTGGTCAAAGATTTGCTTAGCTAG